DNA sequence from the Epinephelus fuscoguttatus linkage group LG2, E.fuscoguttatus.final_Chr_v1 genome:
CTGAGCTGTATTTTCTTTCTAGAGTTAACACTTGGTGACAGCAGAATTCAGACCCGCTGATGGTTCTTTGTCAGCTACAGcacagtgttgtttttcttttcagagCTGTGCTGGTTTTGAGGGCGCTGCTGTAACAATGAAAGACCAGAAGAATGCAGTGGAGGATGTTGCCAATGAGGCTGTGAACCTATTGTGGAATCTATGGTAAGAAAAGAGGCTGTGCAATCTGATGACAGCAAGGTTATAATAGTTTTGAATTAGTCTATTATTTTATTAGGTTTacttttagttttcagagtgtgTTTGCTAGTTTAATAGGTTAGTTCGATTTATTTTCACAAaagtttggtttttatttttttttttatatgtagtTTTATAGTAGTTTTAGTTCGTTTGTAGACATATTCACAGTGCTGGACCGAGCAGATTCAGTGCCAAGAGGCGACCtcgggctgaaaaatgaagccaacacagaagtgccaaaaactgcatttccttgaatggccacttgaggctggctccaaaacagagtcagtccccatagtcaccgatgttaaaatgtccaactttactgcagaaataaacatatttacagcctggtacaaaaacagtgttGGTCTCCTaggctaatttcaacattcgtGGCAACTGAACTTTTTATAACttactcatttacattttatgaagGCCCAAAGTTACACATATGTAAAGGTGGGGCTGCTTTGAGtcacaggctgtctgctgacagtgtcctcggcttctacGTCAGGTCCACCCCTTGTTCCTCCACTGCTCGAAcctttcatccaaatatggttacttttggcttaaaaaaacaagatggagaGGGCCGAAACACTGAattcgaggcttcaaaatggttGTCCACCGCGGTCCACAagccaatgggtgacgtcattatttatacagtctgtgttcAGCGCCCTAGCcctctaccaaaaaaaaaaaaaatctaattatcttttatatttataacaaacaagaacaagagctaATACGAAACCAACACAAATACATAACTTAGCTAACAAACAGTAACAGTTAAGGCTTACCATAATATTGAATCTTTTCATTTGGGAATTAGCTCTACGCCCTACGACTCATTCCAGTTATATGTAGTTTTCTCCAGGGAACTGCTGCTCTGCTTTTGGCTTGTTAGCAGCATGTGAGGCTATCATAATTATATACTTCACCCCTCTTAGATTCTTTAGATTCTCCTCttagtccagaaaattgcactCTTAGTTCATCTCAAAGTCACAAGCCCACTTTTTGGTAGTCACTGCCATTATCTGTAATTTTTATCATTCAGAGATACTGcatgatgtttttgtgtatgCATTTATAACTGGTCTCAAATCTGCCTGTTGTCCTTTCAGTGAGAACAGCAGCCAGTCGCTGTCTGTGTTCAACAAAGCGGGTCTCCTGGATTTGGTTGTCCAGTGTCTGGAGAGACACCCACACAACATGGAACTGGCCATATCTGCTGGTAGGTCGAATTGATACACTGATAATTTGTAGTCATAACTGATTTATAATAGTGTCTGTACATCCTAGCTGGCCAAGATGTATTATTCATGGCAGGCCTCAGTATCAGGACAGGACATACAGAGTTCCATGTCACTGCTGGTACATGTCCTGTTGCCATAAAAGTGATTATACCTCCAAGAAGTATTGACAGGTTTAGATCCCCGCTGACATTAAAGGTTTCCTGTGGAGTCTTTGACCTCTAGTAGTGCTATGGAGCTGTTCTTTTTATGTGTGGGTCCCTGTTTTATTTGACCTGTGCATGTGTAAAAGgacacatatactgtacatgtgcgGTTGACCTAACATTCCTGCCAGTGGTTTTAGACTTTGTGTGATCAACAGGCGGTGGTAATGTGCCAAGTAACGTTACAAAGCATTAAAAAAGccaacaaagaagaagacagagagctaataaatgtgctttaattctaacattaatgttagaattttcagtttttgttgaaactgtttcaaCTGTGGTATTTTTGAAGTTCTGGGTTTTTCTGGCGCTGCTGAATTTTTTGCATCAAATAGAGaggtgtttctgtcatttagCTTACCCTCATTGATATAAATGGGATGTTCAAGGTAATAGAAACACAAATTAGTGAAATAAACTTGTAAATGTATATTAATACTTGCATTTAATGACATCTGACTTAAAATTTATTTGTAGAGATGCATGTAAAGGAAAGGAGTAAAGCAAGGGAGGCAGACGACCCATCAAAATGCTGTTGTGTTCCCCCTCTCTGTGATCACCTATACTGTGCTTTAATGCAGCTGAATTCACAATACAGTTGATCTCGATTACatatatttctgtttctgttgtcaGACAGCTAAACAGCAGGCATTTCCaagctgctgagctgcagataACGTCATTATTTTATGACCACAATATTGTCAGACAAAATGCATAGAAATACAGGTTAATGATGGCGGTTTCGTTCTGAGATCAGTTATATCATTTCTAAAAAGAAATCATGACAGAGAGGGTTTATAGCAACAAAAATTTTTTATCTTCAAGTACGGCTTTAAAGCATCTTTTGCCGCATTTAAACAAGCTGCACATGTGTATTTATGCCTATATAATGCAGAAGAGTTTTGGAAAAAAAGACTGGCACCTTAAAAATTCTTAAATCTGCTCCCTGACATTTGATGGATGAAATTAACgattttttatttcactgcagCAAGTTTCACTATAGATAAATGGAAgtatacaaataaatataattatgaacagataaataaacgtgtgaataaatgaataagtacTTGTATATAAATCAATAtatgaaagaataaattaatttacaaatattaaaatgtacaaatatctgaatgaatgaataaaattacaaataaatttaacatttatagaTTTAATGTCTCTTAgcgatttattttttatataattcattaatttatttaagcATTGTATTATATAGTTATACATTTTTAAGCATTAAATTGtatagtaatttatttatttaagcatTTTGTTCTATGGTTAATTATGTATGTACATGTACAGTTCCAGACCTTAAAAACCCTCCATACTGATGAACAGAGGCTTTGCTTCTGAAATGTACATTGAAATCGCAGCAGAGCCAGAGCACAGCTGGATGCTGTTTACATTCAACATTAAAGTGGTATCTACCTTTTCTCCAAAGGgaattcccaaaatgtcaaagtgttCATTAAAGACCAAGTCCAGCCCACAATAACTAAAGGCTCACCTAGACCTAAGGTTATTTTATGAAAACAGGATGCAGGTAGATTATAGACTAACGCCATGGCCTCATGTTGCATATGATATTGTCATTAGTATTGctagatgtgtgtatgtgtgacatgTCGAACCTTTTTGTTGTGATGACTGTATAAATGGAGCTTACACTCCCAGCTCTGTAACATGAGGCCGATAACAGAAATGACGTGAGACTTGTGAACTTGTCATTGACATGACACACATTAGGAGTGTACTATGATAGCTGTTACTGTGCAGACACTGTCTTTCCTCTTAATATTATTGTTTGTAACAAAGGCCTTCAGTGAAGCCTGGCCTCTAACTAACTGGGTTTCTCTAGTCTAGTGTGAGAAAAAGGTCTCTAAATCTCTCCTCTTTGTGTTGGACCAGCTCACTGTTTGCACACTGTGACTGAGGATAACCCAGAGCTGCTATGTAGCATGAACGCTGCTGTGCTTGGAGTCGTGGAGAACGTGCTGCTGACGTCTCAGTCAGACATGGCACACACTCTCCTCAGGACAATGGCTGCAGGTACGATTTGACACTgtcttctgatttttttttttaataaattgttCAAAACTGTCACTTTCAGCCATTAcataagtgaaaaaaaagacactaaaagGTCCTTTGTGGACAGAAGTTACTTAAACATTTAAGGAATAAATACTgtaatgtttttaatatttcctcttgAGCTCTGACTCTGCCTGCTATGTCACTCAGGGACACTTTGGAACTTGAAGGGCAGTGTACCTGCCGCCCGTCAGGCCCAGACCATCAATGCTGTGGTGGCCACCTTGTCGCGGTGCCTGGATCTCGACGCAGGTACGCTGATACCTGAGCTCAGACAAGCAGAAGAGGCTCGCCACAGAAACACGCCATCTGCAGCCGACATAGAAGACCAGGCTTCAGGAGGGCTCGctgtggaggagatggacaacgaggaggaggaggaggaggaagcccCCAAACACAAGAGGAATGGAAAAGCTGCAAGGGTTGATAACGACTTCTCTGACCTTTTGCCTGTAAGTGGTGTTGCTCATACAGTTCTCTATAggttgctgttgctgttaatGCGTACAGCTAGTTGTGAGACCCTCTGGCCATATAAGTTGACCTTTATACACAGTAAATCGCACTCGTCAGGGAGATTATGAACCCTGTGTCACTGCCAGCAGCATACTTCCTGTCTTGGTAGAGCAAGACTGATCAATTGGCCAGACTGGTATTAACTTTTTGGACATGCAGTACATATGTTGGCAGATAAATAACAAGAAATTGcagtgcagaagtgccaaaGATATGTGAAGACTTATGGAAACAGTGTCTCCATTAGAGCGTTGCTGCCCACCAGAGAGCACTGGcaagtttatttttcaaatgtaaaatgtcCCACATGGACCCAAATcttcaaaaacacaaagttaCGGTcgtaaaaaatgtgtttatgtaaTATGTATGTGTAAACACGATTTGTCCCATATATCATAAgcagcttttttaaaaactctcaAAACAACTATATCAGTACACACAGTTGTACACAACAGGGTTTTTCCAACTAATCACTCAATAGGTTACATCCCTTTGTATATACTTGTTTGTTATATATTTTTCCAATTTTTTTGTATATTGATCAGGTTGCAGTCTTAAGAAAAGGTGATTTTCTCCACACAGTGAATTTCGTTAATTGCAATCCAGTCGTCCTTTGAAGGAGGGCTTGTCTGTAGCCTCCTCCGTGTGATGGCTTTCTAGCTAGCGGCCAAAAGTACTTTGAAGATATTTGTCCTGGGTCATGAGATTGTCCAGGGTTTTGCCCAAGTACAATATGACAAAAGAACTTATATTCCAAAGATGTTTCTTATTTCTGTGGCAAGCTCTTGCCAACTTAGAGAATTAGTGGGCAtccccaaaaaatattaaaatggtcTGTACCACACAGTCACCCATGAGACCCCTGTTGTATAAATTTCAGTTTTGGAGTCACAAAATATCATGTGATGATTTTCCAGCAGAAAAACATACTCATTAACAGCAAGTACTGTTCATAAGTGATTATATGTGTTAAGGCTTTCTCAGTTATGTTTTAAAGACAATGAATAACAAAACATTCATGCATAAACTATTGGTTGAACCAGTTCTAACTAGTTGTCAGCACCATTCTGAAGATCGTTTCTTTGAAGTTGTAAATGTAGAGTCCAGATCTTTTTAAGAACAAAATTTGGAcacttttaaaatcaaaatgataTGCCTTGTGTCCCCAGTTAACATGCAGCAGCTATCTAAATTGTCATGAATaacatctttgaaaaaaaatggattGCCAAGGCTCTTGTAGATGAAAAGTTAACCCTCATTTATTAATGCTGTAACGCGCACAGCAGTCTGTATTTATGGCACCCAAGCATGTCAGTTTTGAATTTTGGAGGAGCATGTTAATGCCAGGTGAAAAAGTGGTGTACGAGTCATCCTGGAGTGCGAGCCAGACTGACAGAGCAGACATACTGTCAGATtcaggggggggggggattagGGACACTCAGCAAGGTTCAGCTGGCGACCGGCTTCTGGCTTCCACCATGCTGACAGTTCCCAGACCTGACCTCGGCGAGACAGAGCTGTCCCTCTCATCTCAGTCACTACCGGAGCGGGGTGACATTAATTGTGACGCTCAAAAATTCCCTGTAATATTGTAGGTTATGCAACCGGGTTATCCTGATCTGAGCTTTTATTCTCCTAGTTCAGCAGTGCAAATATACACTTATGAAGGCAGTGCTATGTCACAACACAGATAAacaaacccaaacacacacagacacagtgtgtatgtgtgtatgtgtgtgtactcacTGAATAGATGAGATCTAGTTAAGCCTCACTTCCCCTTCAAAAGTGACATCCTTGAAGCAGGATTCACTCGCAGAAAGCGTACAGGGACATGTTTGAGTACATCTGTAGAAATACATCTCTTCTTCGTGGCAGCCAGCTGAACTCAGTCTGGGTgataacagtgctaacagtcaTCGTTTTGGTGGGATGTTGACTCACATGGCTGCTTGTTTTTGACCAGAGGGACaaggaggagctgagggagGCAACGGCCTTGCTGACAGCCCAGCAAACGTCCTTAGAGATCATCGTCAACATGTGCTGCTCTGACGGTGAGTGTTGCGGGCACGGACAGCAGTGCTGACCCCAGGCATTTTTCATCAACATTATTTCCTGTGACACCGCCACCAACTATGTGTTTGCGTTAGGCTATTAGAACAACAAATACATTAGAGTAGAGTTCAGTGGGTGCCCACAAATGCCTTTTATTATTGTTAGTGTTTGGCTCATCTTTGCTTCTCTGATCAATTCTATGTGTGTGAAGACCCTTCTGACGACGAGTGGGAAGAGGAGTCCAGCAGCGATGAAAGCGACATGGGTCCGGACGGCCTCTGTGATGGAGTGTCCAATCTTATGTCTCCACTGTGTTTGTCAGCTGAAGTTCACGGGGCCTTGATGAACCACAGCATCCCAGAAAAGGCAAATACCTGTCTGCCTTATCAATATAACGCACAGCAGTCCATAGCTAAAAGAAAGGAGGAGTTCATCACAGTGTGGGAATGTTTAGACAAGCATGTGAATTTAATTAAACTGTCAGTTTAGTATACTTTACTGTAATTACGTACCTAAAATTTGGTTCTGATTATGCAGTGAACCCCACCCATCTTCCATCTGAGGCTGAACAGATCAAAATACTTACCTGTGCAGTTTATAGGAGATCTTTTTATGAAACCTTACTTAATGGCATACACATGATTGTAGTAATACTTTTTTCAATCTTGTTTCAAGGTCCTCAAAAAGACAGAGTTCCCCAGAGGGGAAGCCATGGATGCATGCCATCAGACTGCCTCCTGGAGGGGCCtgaaaaaaaagtaatcttCTCATCCTTTAATTTAACTGTCAGATCAACATTTGTTGAAGGTTACTCTGTCAGATAACTCATGCATCTTCATTCAGGTGAAGTTTATTGGGATTGTCAGTGATATCTTTGGGAGAAATTGGTTTATCTCTTTCACAGTCTTGAGTGAAAAGATCTCTATGACGAAAGCCAccttttctcctttcctttAGGATGCAGCGCGTGCAGTCCCGGGCGCTGACGTGCCTTCATAGCATCCTCTCCACCATGGACGTGGAGTCTCTGGGAGGACCAGCGGCCTTGCAGGGAGCAGCCCAGCACCTGTCCACGCTGGTTTTTGGTGCAGCAGGTCTCGCACTTATGTCATATTGTAACACAGCACACAAGTCACATGGATACAGGCAAAAATACTGACTCCATAAACTTTGATTCcagattttaaaacaaaattgtGGTTAAAAGTGAAAACCACAATCTAATCATAGCAGGCAAATGAATATGTATTCCTAAAATGATCAGTTGCATCAGAATATATGTTGCAATATTAAAACATGTAATAGATCTGTTCACATTTTACTTTGTCGTGTTTCAGAGATCCCCAAAGATGAGGAGTTCCTCGAGGCCGTCATCAGCGCCATGCGGTCTCTATTACAGATGATTGCCTCCAAAAATATCTCTCAGGTACAGATACACCTCAGCTTCAGCCTCTCCTTTGGTGTAGATATTAGCATAATTGGCTATTCCTAAAGGTTTACTCCAGCAGTTAGTACTGCACTCCTGTAAAGTTGCAAGTCTCATAAGagacagaataaataaaatgagtgGTCAGAATCCATGTAGCAGATTTAAGTCCCCCAGAAATGGTCTAGTTTATAAAATGCTGTGTCCATAATGTAACCCAAAAGCATCTTCAGTTATCCTGCGAGGTCGGGCTGCACAGTATATTGGTTTTATCGTCATTGTACTTATAACATGATATGTTATGAGTAGCTTCTTTCAGGGAATAGCTCAGTGTGtcattgagtgtgtgtgaaatttgcCGGTGAATGTGCTCGGAGCAGACAGCTGTTGGCAATCGGAGTAAATAAGAAAGTAGTGGTAAATATACAGTGTAGGTTTCAGTTGGTCCATGAATAAACAGTGCAGaccaaagttaaataaagttaaataaagttaaatagtCAATACAAACACAGGTGCTGTGCACGTCTGAGTCAACAGAGTAAACATTAATATCTTTATCAATCACAATAGTTTATTTATCGTAAGTTATGTCATTATCGCGATATTCAACAGTGTTATCGCACGTCACATATGTGCAGTCGTACTGCCTGGTTAAAGACCACAGCTTTCAGACACAGGAGCTCAGTTCATGATGCAGTATTTATGTTAAAGATTTGAAGTCTCCAGAACCAAGCTGAGGTGACCCTGGTGACATCACAAGGGTTAACTTCTTATACTTTGGAAAGCACTCATTATacggcttttattttttttacaggctGTGGAGTACTCTCCATGACAAGCAAACTGGACTTCTGTAAAATTAGCGGACGGCACCTTTAACCTATTTCCATGTTTGTTAACAGTGTTGACTGAATAAATATACAGTgctgaataaatacagaggCAACACAGACGCTAGACTTTGTATTCCtgtcaaacttaaaaaaaaatccactgccAGTTCACACTAAACACTGTCGACCATGTTTATTCCAGACAGCTCAATATCTGTGtggttggtttttgtttttgttagtgtATGACCCCCCAGCAGCTGATGAGCCTGAGCGAAGCAGCCACCCGCTGTGATGTTGTCAGTGTGAGGGTCAATGCCGTCGCCATTCTGGGCATCACTGGCAGCACATTAGCGAAAGAGAAGGGCACTGCTGAAACCCTTCAGGTATGATCTTTCTCTCTTGTCTTTTCCTGCAACATTTGTTCTTCCTCTAAGAAACTCTGCCTCCACAGATGATTGGAAACGCCTTGCTTCAAGTTGCTACGAGGGATGCCAACTTGGTTGTGAACGGAGAAGCCCTGGACGCCTTGTTTGATGTTTTTGCGGATGGAGACGAAGCGGAGACGGCTGCCAAAAACATCCAGTTACTACCTGCACTGAAGGCACTTCAACCTGTCTTTAAGGCCAAGGTATCAgatgtatttcattttactgaacaCAGTTCTTGCTTTACACGATTGTTTCTCCCTCTTGTATTGTTTTCAATGGCTCTATGGGTTTTACTGAACCAtaatacttaaagggacagctcacccccccccccaaaaaaaagatATTCTTCTTCCTGTAGGGCTACTTATCTCAGTCAGTCttgttgccgagtgttggagatatcggccgtggAGATGTCGGCCTTCTCTAGTCATGAGCGAATGTCTCTTCTAATtgtcatgacccagttactcaagataatccacagaccttgttttgagcagtttcatgtaggaacaatTTCTCTCTAATGACCTACACCTGCTAACCGCATCACCATGCAAAAGATAACGTGCATCTACGGCTAGCTCAATTAGCACCACCAAGAGCCAATATTACAGCTTAGCTGAGAAGGACGCCATCAGTGTTTACACCTTGAAGAGTCAGGAGCTCAAGCCTCaggtccatgagtagatgctcGCTTTGTTCTGCACGTTGATATGTtttgcaggtgtagttcagtagaaagaaaatagttcctacatgaaactgctcacaacaaggtctgtggattatcttgagtaataaGGTcacgatttctggaaagagacattgctgtctatgtttttcaaatgtttttttgacactttgagcaccacaagctgagtgccaatTAGTTCACTCAGCAACTTAccccaaaacaatctagattgataaataacactacaggtaaaatgaaaaatattcatatttgtgATTTTGAGGTGAATTGCCTCTTTAAGTGCATGtgtccttttgtttttaaaaagataaacaaGGCACATTCTTCCTTACCTTTCCTATAAGGTGTGGCACATTTTAATAACAATACTTGTTTGTCTTTCTACTAGATTCGTAAAGAAGGAAGGGGCAAGTACAGCGCTCAGGAGCTGTGTGTGCTAGACAACATCAAAGTCAACCTGAGAAGATTCATTGGTTATCTGGAGAAGGTGGTGAAAAAATAAGGACCTAATTGGTTTGAGCAGATATGCTAGCAGGAGCTTTGAACGAATGGTGGTTGTGAAACCATCAGGTATTTATTATGTTGGTAGTAAACCATTTGTTTTTGCTTGATTTCAGTGTTAATATTCTCTAAATgatgatttattattttacttgGTGATGTGAAAGTTTATTTGTTGTGAAGAAAGATGGGATGGAATGTGATATTACTTAGTAGTTATAGTTACTGCAAGTTGCAGTAGAgagaagtttttatttttgctcccTCAGTTGATATGCGTCATTACACCCAAAAAGGTTGTCAGGCTTGAATTTGTATAATTTCATGTCCCCCAGTAACATGTGAGAGATCATGTGTTGAGAGCTGACACCAGGCCCTTAATCTTGTCCCACGTTTCAAAGGGCCGAACATTGGTGTTTGCAGTTTTGCTACAGGTGACGGGAGGCAGAGCCATTGTACATCACAGGCCCTTTGTCGGAGGGATTGTAGCATCAGCTGCTTATTGAAATAGAGAAGATTTTGTGTTTTGGATATAGTGCAGTAGAATTATAATTTTGCTGATGAAGACATTGGCTCACTTaaagagaataaaaataaaaattattctGTCATTTTAATAAGTTACTAAGCTGAGAGGGTTTGGCACACTCACTGCCAAGGTTGTGATGCCATTAAAGTCAATTAAGACAGATGCATCAGCCTTAAGAAACACACATATTCTCtacctctgcctctctgtgctcccTCCCATCTCACAGCATTATGCACTCTCTAGCAGGCACCACTCTGCTGCACGGAGTGGTGACATTTGCAGAAGTATTTTTGTGAACTTTTAAATGGCAGCCAACTGAAAGCATTTTGTCAGTAACACTATCAAGTAATTGCCCAAATGGAAAATAGATTGGGTGTCATGAGCACCAATAATTTGTAATGAACAATCAGTATCCAAAATTGTTGCCTAAACTGACAACACCATTGTACAACTGCACAGGTTTGAAATATGTAAATACAGGATAGTGCCATCTATTTTACACCTGATCCATACTTAATCATGCCTTGAGTAactgacaaagtcagctcatcaACTTTAGATAATGCAGTGAATGGTAAGCTTGAATGGTGACTTGCACCACCGAATGCCATTTACCTAAATTTCAAAATGAATAGTTCTTACATTGTAAGAATCAGGCACAGCTTCACTGGGTTCTCAATTTTTCAGTGAAATGTTAAATTACATATCattgattaaaacaaaaaaactattcGAAGATAAATTTGAGGGAGACTGTGTCATTGGGCTGTGAATGAATACTGTATACTTTTTTTGAAATAAATCCTGATTTCATAAGCGTTTCcttaagtgttgtttttttttttttgcatcattttaACAATTTCTGGACAAATATGTCCAGGATTTGTAATTTCTTACTTAATGTTGTCTTTGTCCATCAAAAGGTAAATTAAGTATGACAGCTACTGAACAGTACTTAGGTTTGATGCCGGATATCGCTATTGCTACTCATAAGGAATtctttgagtgttttttttttccttttcaaattTGTCAAGACATTATACAAATGCAAAGCTATATACAGAAtaagaagcaaaacaaaaactactTTTGAGCCCCACTGTACTGTCTGTTAGCACATGATacattacaaagaaaaaaatataagtaTATATTTGGAATTATTGCTTAAGTGATTAGATGTTCAATCAACAAGTagattgacagaaaaaaaaacttacgaTAACTGATTCAAGGAAATATGCTCACATAATTTACTGATTATGGTCTGtcaaatgtgtttgtcattctAAACTTAATATCTTTAGGTTTTAGACTGTCGCTGGACAGAACAACAATACCTAATACCCCCTAAGATGTGATGACGAATTGATGAACAAAATGAACTAATAATGTTAATTATGTATTGCCTCCTGTTGCTTGCAagcattttaaagggacagttcagttTTATTGAAGTCGGGCTGTATGGGGTCCAGAGACAGCATGTTACATAGACACGCCcagagtttggagaagcaggctggagtgcGACATAGAAGCTAGGCAATGTACTGCTGCAGatgggggtcagcaacaaaatgtattttagtcacCTAAGAAAGTCCCACTTAAAactatcagtttaagtgtatgttaTATTGAgtgtattttcaccactttaccttgctgtcagacagtgtgTGCAGCCATGTTAAATCCCAGTTTTTCATAAaggagtctggctctgaagagaATGATGTAACAAAttcattttcctgttggaaatcactgtttAATAGCAAGGTGAAgtagtgaaaatactctcaatacagtatacacttaaactgatattaatgCTTTCAGGTAGGACTTTTTTTGGGTGGATGAAATAAGTTTTGTCGCTGGgccctccacagcagtagatcATTTAGCTGCCATGTCAGAcaccagcctgcttctccaaactgggggcatactgactgacatctactatatgtatgtaatatactatctgtggataagtaccccatacaaccccactttaaaaataCTGAACGATCCCTTTAATACCACTTTTTATAATACATTATGCAATTACACTATGGGAGTTCTGCATCAAATTCACACTTAAGAAGGTAGGTAAAATCCAGGgttattttatgttatgtaaacTATAGCAGGGTTATTAGTGTAGTCATAAATCTGTGCAGcgatatggaaaaaaaatcaaacggGTTTACGCTGTAGTTCACTTCACACCTTGTCTAGTTCACTTTGACGAGAGAATAATAAATCAGACGTCGTTATGTaacaaaaaacagttgtctGTTGCGTAACCATTGTATCCCCGCCCCCTTTCACTCGCTCCGCGCATGCGCAGCAGCACCGTGCATTCCGCCATTGAGAGACACACGATCAGGGGAAAAGGGTCAGAGAGGCACTTCGAcaagcagcagtagcagcagcacgTTTCTTCAGTGTCCCACCTCAACTTTGGCTTGAGCCATCATTTTTAACACTTGACTCACAACCTTGTCTTTCTTCCTGTGGATGATTTGGGTTGACAACTGTGTGTCGTCACTACCGAGGAACGTGTTTTTATTAGATTCTAGAAGTAACGGGCAGCGGAGAACCTGAGCTAGCAGCAGCTATAACGAGGCTATAGCaggctagctaacgttagctagcgaCCTGGCTAGCTGCACACGAGCTGAGCATTGCTCggtggtggggtgggggggcggATTGCCTACAGTCTCGTTTGATGGATCCGAGAATCGCCTGGTTTCAACCAGAACAACGTGGACCAGCTAACAACCTGTGGATGCAGATTTGGGAGACGACACAAGGGCTCGGGTACTTGCATGTAAATAACAGCTACACCACTGGATCTCAGAGCACGTCGAGCCTGAAAGCGATCATCAACGGGGCGTCGGGAGCCGTCCACACCAGCAGAAACG
Encoded proteins:
- the heatr3 gene encoding HEAT repeat-containing protein 3, encoding MGKSKTTKFKRPQFNAVGLPTNAVKEVDADEEEYGDDSSPAAELLEKLQSPSADVREFACASISRVVQQSQTIPGFLQRDAVRRLGPMLLDSSLAVRETAAGALRNLSACGGQEVCEDMVKHDVMTPLTALLRESCAGFEGAAVTMKDQKNAVEDVANEAVNLLWNLCENSSQSLSVFNKAGLLDLVVQCLERHPHNMELAISAAHCLHTVTEDNPELLCSMNAAVLGVVENVLLTSQSDMAHTLLRTMAAGTLWNLKGSVPAARQAQTINAVVATLSRCLDLDAGTLIPELRQAEEARHRNTPSAADIEDQASGGLAVEEMDNEEEEEEEAPKHKRNGKAARVDNDFSDLLPRDKEELREATALLTAQQTSLEIIVNMCCSDDPSDDEWEEESSSDESDMGPDGLCDGVSNLMSPLCLSAEVHGALMNHSIPEKVLKKTEFPRGEAMDACHQTASWRGLKKKMQRVQSRALTCLHSILSTMDVESLGGPAALQGAAQHLSTLVFGAAEIPKDEEFLEAVISAMRSLLQMIASKNISQCMTPQQLMSLSEAATRCDVVSVRVNAVAILGITGSTLAKEKGTAETLQMIGNALLQVATRDANLVVNGEALDALFDVFADGDEAETAAKNIQLLPALKALQPVFKAKIRKEGRGKYSAQELCVLDNIKVNLRRFIGYLEKVVKK